The genomic DNA CGACGATCCGGACGCCCTCGTCCTCGGCCTTGGACTTGCGCTCCGCAGCGAACGATTCTGCGTCGTTGCGGACCTGCTGAGCAGCGGACTCCGCGAGTTCGCGGTGCTGCTCGGCCGCGCGCCGGGCCTCCTCACGCAGGTCCTTGGCCTCTTCCTCGGCGAGGCGGAGGATCTTCTCGACCCGCGCGCCGAGACCGGCGTACGACGGCTCTGCGTCGCTTACCTGGGCCGCGGCGTTCTGCGTTTCGAGGTGGAGCTCCTCGATGCGCTTTTCAAGAGCAGTGATACGGGCCAGAGCGCTGTCACGGTCGGAGACGAGCTTCGAGATGCGTTCGTCCACCTGAGCGCGGTCGTACCCACGCCGCACAAGCTCGAAGCCGTAGGGGGAAGTGTCGCTCATGGGGTTCCTGTCGAATGAGACCGGTGAGGTGATAGGTGGAATCCTAGGGGCCGAAGCGGTGTGTCATCGAGCGGATGCGTGTTTGATCTGGAGAATGACACCCCTTTTGAGTGGCTAACCGTCCGACCGCTTGCCAAAGACCGGGTCAAAGGCCCCAGAACGCCCGAACCTCACAGCAGGTTCCAAGCTTTCGCTAGCCTTCAACCGACTTGCCACCCGAACGAGTTGCGCCCGCGGTGGCTGCCGCCTTGACCCCGCCGTCCTTGGCCGCAGTCGGGGCCTCGAAAGACTCCAACGCCTCGAGGACGTCCTGGACACGGGAGATTTCGGCGTTGATGTCCTCGCGGCGGCGGACCAGCACGTCGAGTTCGCGCTTGCCCTCCTCGACCGTGCGGCGGGCCTCGCGGATCGCCTCGACCTTCAGCTCCTCGGCCTCACGGATCAGCGTGGCCTTCTTCTGCTCGGCCTCCTTGAGGAGACCCTCGGCCTTCTTCACGGCGGCGATACGGACCTTGCCCGCCTCGGAGTTGGCCTCCGAGACCAGCTCCTTGGCCTTCATCTGGGCCTTGCCGAGCTGCTCCTCGGCCGCCTTGATGAGCGCGTCGCAGCGGTCGCCGGCCGACTTCATCGTCTCGGCGGACTCACGGCGGGCCCGCTCGTGCAGGTTCTCGATCTCCGTCGTGATGCGGTCGCGCAGCTCCTCGGACCGCTCCCTTATGGCGGTGGCGTCCCGGCGCGCGCCGACCAGCAGCTCGTCCGCGTCCGTACGGGCCTGCTCCACCCGGGTGTTGCCCTCGATCGTGCCCTCGGCCACCAGCCGGTCGGCCTCGGCGCGGGCCGCGCCGACCATCGAGTCGGCCTGTGCCTCGGCGTCCGCCGTCGTCTTCTGCGCCTGCTGCTGGGCCTCGCCGAGCAGCTTGTCGGCCTCCGCCGCGGTCTCCGTGATGAGGGTGTCGACCTGCTCGGCCACGTCCGACCGGCGTTTGTTGGCTTCCTTGCGGGCCTCGTCCAGGGTCCGCTCGGACTCCTCGCGCGCCGCCGCGGTGACCCGCTCCGCCTCCGCCTCGGTGTCCGCCTTGAGCCGCGCGGCCTCGCTCCGGGTCCGCTCGGCGTGCAGTTGCGCGGCACCGACCGTCTCGGCGGCCTCGGCCCGCAGCCGCTCCGCGTCCCCGGTCGCGTCCGAGATCAACTGCCCGGCCTTGGCGACGGCCTCCGACCGCACGCGCTCCGCCTCGTTGATCGTCTCCGTCTGGAGCCGCTCCGCCTCCGCCGTCACCTCGGTGATGAGGGTGTCGGCCTGCGTCGCCGCGTCCGAACGGATGCGGTTGGCGTCCTCACGGGCGTCCGCCCGGGCCCGCGCCGCGTCCTGGTCGGCCTGCGCGATCGCGTCCGCCGCCTCCGTGCGCGCCTGCTGGGTGTGCTCGGCGGCCTCGGCCCGCAGCCGCTCGGCCTCCGCGATGGCGTCCGAAACGGTGCGCTCCGCAAGGGCCTTGGCGGCGTCCGTCTCCTCGGCCGCCCGGCGCCGGACGCGGTTGGCGTCCTCGGTGGCCCGCTCCCGCTCGCTGTAGGCGTCGGCGCGGACCCGGTCCGCCTCCTCCTGCGCCTCGCGCCGGGTGCGGTCCGCCACGTGCTCGGCGGCCGACCTGATCCCCTGGATGTCCTCCTGGGCCTGCTCGTGCAGCCCGGCGACGGATTCCCGTACCTGCTGCGCGTGCTGCTCGGCGCCCGACACCATCTCGGTGGCGCGCCGGTCGGCCTCCTCGACCAGCCGCAGCGCCTCGGACTGCGCCTCCTCCACGCGGTTGCGCGCCGAGGCCAGCAGCTCCTCGCTCTGCTCGCGGGCCCGCTCGCGCTCCTGCCCGGCCTCCTCACGGGCCGACCCGAGCAGCTCCTCGGCCTCACGACGACGCCGTACGGCCTCCTCCTGGGCGGCGGCCAGCGTCTCCGACGCCTCGGTGGCCAGCCGCTCGGCGGCGGCCTGCGCCTCCGCGCGCACCCGGTCGGCGGTGTCCTGCGCCTCGGTCTTGAGCCGCTCGGCCTCCGCGGCCGCCTCGGACCGCAGGCGTACGGCGATGGCCTCGCCCTCGGCGCGGGAGGCGGACGCGTCGGCTGCCGCTTCGTTGCGCAGCCGGTCGGCCTCCGCCTCGGCCTGCGCCTGGAGGGAGCGGATGCGGTCGGCGGCCTCGCCGCGCAGGCGTTCCGTCTCCTCGGCGGCCTCGCGGCGGATCCGCTCGGCCTCCTCACGGGCGTCGGTCAGCGCCTGCTCGGCAGCGGCGAGCCGCTCCTCGGTCTCGGTGTGCAGCCGCGTCAGGCCCTCGGCGGCCTCCTCGCGGCGTGCCTCTATGGCCCGCTCGGTCTCGTCGCGCAGGTCGCGCGCCGCCTGTTCGGCGTCGGCCTTGATGCCCTCGGACTGCTCGATGACCTCCGAGCGGTGCCGCTCGGCTTCCTTGCGGGTGCGGTCGAGGGTCTCCTCGGCCTGGCGGCGCAGGGTGGTGGCGCGCTCGATGGCCTCCGTACGGACCTTCTCGCTGTCCGTGGTGGCGGTCTGGCGCAGCTCGTCGGCGTCGGCCCGGGCCTTGGACAGCAGTTCCTCGGCGGTCCTGGCCGCCTCCTCGATCTGCTGGACGGCCTCGCGGCGGGCCTCGGCGCGGATGCGCTCGCCCTCGCCGACCGCGTCGGCGCGCAACTGCTCGGCCTCGCCGCGCAGTCGGCGCGCCTCCTCCTGCAGCTCGACCGTCTTGGCGCGGTACTCCTTGGTGTCGTCCTTCGCCGCGCCCTTGAGTCCCTCGGCGATGTCGTGCGCCTGGGCGCGCAGCCGGTCGGCCTCGGCCTCCGCCTCGGAGCGGATCCGCTCGGCCTCCTCGGTGGCGGCCTTCGTGGTGTTCTTCGCGTCCTCGGACGCCTTGTCGAGGACGTCCTCGGCGGTACGGGCGGCCTTGGCGAGCTGGGAGGCGGTCTCCTCGGCGGTGAGGCTGCGCGCGTTGTCCTCGGCCTCCGCGACGATCTTGTCGGCCTTGGCCTGGGCGTCGGCGACGATCTGCTCGGCGTCCGACTTGGTGGTCTCGGCCTCCTTGGTGGCCTCCGTGACCAGCCGGGCGACCTGCTCCTTCGCCGTCCGCGTGCGCTGCTCGTTGGCCGACTCGGCGCTGGAGAGGGCCTTGGCGGCGGCCTCCTTGGCCTCGGAGAGGACCTTCTCGGCCTCCAGCCGCGCTTCACGCAGTGAGGTTTCGGCCTCGGCCATGCGCGTCTCGGCGGCCCGGCTCAGCTCGGTGGCCTGGCGGCGGGCGGAGTCCGACTCGTTGACCGTGGAGCTGCGGAGCTGCTCGGCGTGGTCGGTGGCCTCCTGGGCCTGGCTGGAGGCCGCGTTCAGCAGCCGCTCGGCGTCCGTGCGGGCGCGGCGCAGGAGTTGCTCGGCCTCCGCGCGGGCCGCCTCGGCGTCCATCTCCAGCCGCTGCCGGGCCTCGGTGGCGACCCGCTCGGCCTCGGCGCGGGCGGCGGCCAGCGCCTGCTCGGCCTCGGCGCGGGACTCCTCGACGAGCCGGCGGGCCTGGGACTCGGAGCGGGCGCGCAACTGCTCGGCCCACGCCACGTTCTCGTTGACGTGCGATTCGACGGTCTGCCGGCGCTCGCCCAGCTCCTGGTCGAGCTGCTGGCGCCGGGTCACCGCCTCCTGGTGCAGCTCCGCCTGGAGGCGCGCGGCCTGCTCGGCGTGCTCCTGGAGGATGCGCTGGGTCTGCGCGCGGGCCTGGCTCAGCTCCCGCTCGGCGTCCTGCCGCAGTTGGTCGGCCTGGACCTGGGCATTACGAAGCATCTGCTCGGCCTGATAGCCGATGTCACCGCCGTCGTAAGCCGGCCGGGACATGAGGGTGCGGCGCGCCTCGTGCAGCTTGGCGCGCAGCACCTCGACCTGGTAGCCGAGGTCCTCGGCATGCTGGATCGCCTTTTCCCGCTCGG from Streptomyces sp. NBC_01478 includes the following:
- the scy gene encoding polarized growth protein Scy, producing MRGYERQEREPAADVDHLSRFEAEMERLKTEREKAIQHAEDLGYQVEVLRAKLHEARRTLMSRPAYDGGDIGYQAEQMLRNAQVQADQLRQDAERELSQARAQTQRILQEHAEQAARLQAELHQEAVTRRQQLDQELGERRQTVESHVNENVAWAEQLRARSESQARRLVEESRAEAEQALAAARAEAERVATEARQRLEMDAEAARAEAEQLLRRARTDAERLLNAASSQAQEATDHAEQLRSSTVNESDSARRQATELSRAAETRMAEAETSLREARLEAEKVLSEAKEAAAKALSSAESANEQRTRTAKEQVARLVTEATKEAETTKSDAEQIVADAQAKADKIVAEAEDNARSLTAEETASQLAKAARTAEDVLDKASEDAKNTTKAATEEAERIRSEAEAEADRLRAQAHDIAEGLKGAAKDDTKEYRAKTVELQEEARRLRGEAEQLRADAVGEGERIRAEARREAVQQIEEAARTAEELLSKARADADELRQTATTDSEKVRTEAIERATTLRRQAEETLDRTRKEAERHRSEVIEQSEGIKADAEQAARDLRDETERAIEARREEAAEGLTRLHTETEERLAAAEQALTDAREEAERIRREAAEETERLRGEAADRIRSLQAQAEAEADRLRNEAAADASASRAEGEAIAVRLRSEAAAEAERLKTEAQDTADRVRAEAQAAAERLATEASETLAAAQEEAVRRRREAEELLGSAREEAGQERERAREQSEELLASARNRVEEAQSEALRLVEEADRRATEMVSGAEQHAQQVRESVAGLHEQAQEDIQGIRSAAEHVADRTRREAQEEADRVRADAYSERERATEDANRVRRRAAEETDAAKALAERTVSDAIAEAERLRAEAAEHTQQARTEAADAIAQADQDAARARADAREDANRIRSDAATQADTLITEVTAEAERLQTETINEAERVRSEAVAKAGQLISDATGDAERLRAEAAETVGAAQLHAERTRSEAARLKADTEAEAERVTAAAREESERTLDEARKEANKRRSDVAEQVDTLITETAAEADKLLGEAQQQAQKTTADAEAQADSMVGAARAEADRLVAEGTIEGNTRVEQARTDADELLVGARRDATAIRERSEELRDRITTEIENLHERARRESAETMKSAGDRCDALIKAAEEQLGKAQMKAKELVSEANSEAGKVRIAAVKKAEGLLKEAEQKKATLIREAEELKVEAIREARRTVEEGKRELDVLVRRREDINAEISRVQDVLEALESFEAPTAAKDGGVKAAATAGATRSGGKSVEG